In the Plodia interpunctella isolate USDA-ARS_2022_Savannah chromosome 6, ilPloInte3.2, whole genome shotgun sequence genome, one interval contains:
- the LOC128670517 gene encoding uncharacterized protein LOC128670517 isoform X2 — protein MWFPCLYLLACLWAAHAQNVDNIEFLPVVNATCKTGVMSIRVTFNQPFNGIIHAREYRNPSCMAQGNGTEVLTFDINLVATQGSPDYCGVFWNNRTDERSLPLAVRVHRTLELADDKFYVITCGKAGFRNSRNETSLVSLRMLNQQGQKVLNAAFGLPYTLRAELSKSDGTHGIRLKNCFAFNMKNNTVDLLDSRGCPLKHETVVTKSESGAAELTISSMFRFPDSSQVNFQCDIGVCRGSTCGALDCTSADRSEVTDEEGTVTASTGVFVLDPNDNAVVMCAETGVRPLWLLYLAIALGVMFLVMLLVNCFLCTAMTCSCARTDVIEKDPSVVEDYDPYRSWHGSQYGGRSVSDNSDHYAIVQSRPGSRHSGMHRNRH, from the exons ATGTGGTTCCCTTGCCTCTATCTCCTGGCCTGCCTGTGGGCTGCGCATGCGCAG AATGTCGATAACATAGAATTCTTGCCGGTCGTGAACGCGACGTGCAAGACGGGAGTGATGTCCATCCGTGTCACCTTCAACCAGCCATTCAACGGCATCATTCACGCCAGGGAGTACAG AAACCCATCATGCATGGCCCAGGGTAATGGCACGGAAGTTTTGACTTTCGACATCAACCTGGTGGCGACGCAGGGCTCCCCCGACTACTGCGGCGTCTTCTGGAACAAT CGAACTGACGAACGGTCGCTACCACTGGCGGTGCGCGTGCACCGCACGCTGGAGCTGGCGGACGACAAGTTCTACGTGATCACGTGCGGCAAAGCGGGCTTCAGAAACTCCAG AAATGAAACGTCGCTCGTGTCTCTACGAATGTTGAACCAGCAAGGCCAGAAAGTATTGAATGCTGCCTTCGGACTGCCATACACGCTTCGCGCTGAGCTTAGCAAATCAGATG gcACACACGGCATTCGATTGAAGAATTGTTTCGCTTTCAACATGAAGAATAATACAGTAGATCTTTTAGATAGTAGAGG ATGTCCGCTGAAACACGAGACTGTGGTCACAAAGTCGGAGAGCGGCGCGGCCGAGCTGACGATATCGTCCATGTTCCGGTTCCCTGATTCTTCGCAAGTCAACTTTCAGTGCGATATTGGCGTCTGCAGAG GGAGCACATGTGGAGCCCTGGACTGCACATCGGCGGACCGCAGCGAGGTTACCGACGAGGAGGGCACGGTCACCGCCTCCACCGGAGTCTTCGTGCTAGACCCCAACGATAACGCTG TGGTAATGTGTGCGGAGACGGGCGTCCGCCCGCTGTGGCTGCTGTACCTGGCCATCGCGCTCGGGGTCATGTTCCTGGTGATGCTGCTCGTCAACTGCTTCCTCTGCACCGCCATGACCTGCTCCTGCGCTAGGACTGAT GTGATCGAGAAGGACCCGTCGGTGGTGGAGGACTACGACCCGTACCGGAGCTGGCACGGAAGCCAGTACGGCGGCAG ATCCGTATCGGACAACAGCGACCACTATGCGATAGTCCAGTCCAGGCCTGGAAGCAGACACTCTGGGATGCATCGAAACAGACACTAA
- the LOC128670517 gene encoding uncharacterized protein LOC128670517 isoform X1, translating into MWFPCLYLLACLWAAHAQNVDNIEFLPVVNATCKTGVMSIRVTFNQPFNGIIHAREYRNPSCMAQGNGTEVLTFDINLVATQGSPDYCGVFWNNRTDERSLPLAVRVHRTLELADDKFYVITCGKAGFRNSRNETSLVSLRMLNQQGQKVLNAAFGLPYTLRAELSKSDGTHGIRLKNCFAFNMKNNTVDLLDSRGCPLKHETVVTKSESGAAELTISSMFRFPDSSQVNFQCDIGVCRGSTCGALDCTSADRSEVTDEEGTVTASTGVFVLDPNDNAVVMCAETGVRPLWLLYLAIALGVMFLVMLLVNCFLCTAMTCSCARTDVIEKDPSVVEDYDPYRSWHGSQYGGRYPSSTIHSARSVSDNSDHYAIVQSRPGSRHSGMHRNRH; encoded by the exons ATGTGGTTCCCTTGCCTCTATCTCCTGGCCTGCCTGTGGGCTGCGCATGCGCAG AATGTCGATAACATAGAATTCTTGCCGGTCGTGAACGCGACGTGCAAGACGGGAGTGATGTCCATCCGTGTCACCTTCAACCAGCCATTCAACGGCATCATTCACGCCAGGGAGTACAG AAACCCATCATGCATGGCCCAGGGTAATGGCACGGAAGTTTTGACTTTCGACATCAACCTGGTGGCGACGCAGGGCTCCCCCGACTACTGCGGCGTCTTCTGGAACAAT CGAACTGACGAACGGTCGCTACCACTGGCGGTGCGCGTGCACCGCACGCTGGAGCTGGCGGACGACAAGTTCTACGTGATCACGTGCGGCAAAGCGGGCTTCAGAAACTCCAG AAATGAAACGTCGCTCGTGTCTCTACGAATGTTGAACCAGCAAGGCCAGAAAGTATTGAATGCTGCCTTCGGACTGCCATACACGCTTCGCGCTGAGCTTAGCAAATCAGATG gcACACACGGCATTCGATTGAAGAATTGTTTCGCTTTCAACATGAAGAATAATACAGTAGATCTTTTAGATAGTAGAGG ATGTCCGCTGAAACACGAGACTGTGGTCACAAAGTCGGAGAGCGGCGCGGCCGAGCTGACGATATCGTCCATGTTCCGGTTCCCTGATTCTTCGCAAGTCAACTTTCAGTGCGATATTGGCGTCTGCAGAG GGAGCACATGTGGAGCCCTGGACTGCACATCGGCGGACCGCAGCGAGGTTACCGACGAGGAGGGCACGGTCACCGCCTCCACCGGAGTCTTCGTGCTAGACCCCAACGATAACGCTG TGGTAATGTGTGCGGAGACGGGCGTCCGCCCGCTGTGGCTGCTGTACCTGGCCATCGCGCTCGGGGTCATGTTCCTGGTGATGCTGCTCGTCAACTGCTTCCTCTGCACCGCCATGACCTGCTCCTGCGCTAGGACTGAT GTGATCGAGAAGGACCCGTCGGTGGTGGAGGACTACGACCCGTACCGGAGCTGGCACGGAAGCCAGTACGGCGGCAGGTATCCCTCCTCAACTATACACTCGGCGAG ATCCGTATCGGACAACAGCGACCACTATGCGATAGTCCAGTCCAGGCCTGGAAGCAGACACTCTGGGATGCATCGAAACAGACACTAA